GCTACGGCCAGTTCATCCGTGACGACGGCCCCACATCCCACCACACCAAGCGCGGGACGCCCACCATGGGCGGCACCGTAGTGGTGGCCGCAGTACTGCTGAGTTACGGACTCACCCACCTCATCATGCTGATGATGAACCCGGACTCACCCGGCCCCTCGGCTTCAGCCCTCATCCTGCTGTTCCTCATGGTGGGCATGGGCCTGGTGGGATTCCTGGACGACTTCATCAAGATCTCCCGGCAGCGGAGCCTGGGCCTGAACGCCAAAGCCAAGCTCATCCTCCAGGCGGCCGTCGGCATCGTCTTCGCCATCCTGGCATTGAACTTCCCCAACAGCGCCGGGCTGACGCCTGCGTCAACAAAGATTTCCCTGGTCCGCGACCTGCCCTGGCTGGACCTCGCCTTTGGCGGCACCGTCCTCGGCGCGGTCCTGTTCGTCATCTGGTCCAACCTGATCGTCACCGCCGCCACCAACGGCGTGAACCTGACCGACGGACTGGACGGCCTTGCCGCCGGAGCCGCCATCATGGTCTTCGGCGCCTACACCCTCATGGGCATCTGGCAGAGCAACCAGGCCTGCGGTTCCCCCCGGCAAGCGGGCAGCGGCTGCTACTCCGTCCGGGATCCGCTGGACCTGGCACTCCTGGCGGCCATCCTCAGCGCCGCCCTGGTGGGCTTCCTTTGGTGGAACACCTCGCCGGCGAAGATCTTCATGGGCGACACCGGGTCGTTGGCCATTGGCGGAGCCGTGGCCGGATTCGCCATCCTGTCCCGCACTGAACTGCTGCTGGGCATCGTGGGCGGCCTCTTCGTGCTCATCACGCTGTCCGTCATCATCCAGGTGGGCTACTTCAAGGCAACCGGCGGCAAACGTGTGTTCAAAATGGCGCCGCTGCAGCACCACTTTGAATTGAAGGGCTGGGCCGAGGTGACCGTCGTTGTCCGGTTCTGGATCCTTGGCGGACTCTTCGTCGCCGTTGGACTGGGCATCTTCTACGCTGAATGGGTTGTACTGCTGTGACCGTTTCCCCCCGCCTGGCAAACCTTGTCTCCTGGGACTCCGACTGGGCCGGCCTGCGCGTAGCCGTGACTGGCATCGGCGTCTCCGGGTTCGCAGCCGCGGACACCCTGATCGAGCTCGGTGCCCGCGTGGTGGTGGTGGATGCTGCCACCAGCGACACCGCGCGCGCACACGCCGATACCCTGAAAATCGTCGGCGCCGCCGATGTGCTGCTGGGCCCCGACGCGGTGACCCACCTCCCGCGGATCGACGGCGAACTGCCCGATCTGATCGTGACCTCGCCGGGCTGGCGTCCGGACCAGGCACTGCTGGCCGCAGCGGCAAGGGCACACATCCCGGTGTGGGGCGACGTCGAACTCGCCTGGCGCGTGCGGATCAGGGAAGGCCGTAAGACTGCCGACTGGCTGGCGATCACCGGGACCAACGGGAAGACCACGACGGTGGGACTCACGGAATCGATGCTGCGGGCCGCAGGACTCAAAGCCATTGCTGTGGGCAACGTGGGCACCCCCATCCTTGATGCCCTTCGGGATCCCGTGGAATACGACGTCTTCGCGGTGGAACTTTCCAGCTTCCAGCTGCACTGGGCGGAATCGGTGTCGCCTGTTGCCAGCGTTTGCCTCAACGTGGCCGAAGACCATGTCGACTGGCACGGCTCCTATGATTCCTACCTGGCCGACAAGGCGAAGGTCTACGAGCGCACCCAAAAAGCCTGCATCTACAACGCCGAGCAGGTGGAAACCGAACGCATGGTGGAAAACGCCGACGTGGTGGAGGGCTGCCGCGCCGTTGCCTTCACCACACTGACGCCGACCGTCAGCATGCTCGGAGTGGTGGAAGGGCTGCTGGTGGACCGGGCGTTCATCGAAGAACGCAGGAACAGCGCAGCCGAACTCGCCTCCATGGCCGACCTTGGACCGCTGGCCCCACGCCACATGGTGGCCAACGCCCTTGCCGCCGCCGGCCTGGTGCGCGCCTACGGCGTGGAGCCCAAGGCTGTGCGCCAGGGCATCCTGGACTACGTGCCCGGCGACCACCGGATCCAGCCTGTGGCCCGCATGAACGGGGTCCTATGGGTCAACGACTCCAAAGCCACCAATCCCCACGCCGCGGCGGCATCCCTGTCGGCCTTCAGCAACGTGGTCTGGATTGCCGGCGGGCTCTCAAAAGGCGTGAGCTATGACGACCTGGTGCGGGACCACGCAGCGCGGCTCAAGGCCGTGGTCCTGATCGGAACAGACACGTCCCACCTCCGGGAAGCCCTCCAGCGACACGCGCCCGATGTCCCGGTGATCGAACCGGGGGCAGGTGACACTGAAGGAGTGGAGACTGCTTCGGCGCCCGGCGGCACCACTGCCGGTACCCCCGGCAATGGAGAACAGGTGATGTCCTGGGCCGTTGCGTCTGCGGCCCGGCTCGCCAAATCCGGCGATACCGTGCTCATGGCTCCGGCAGCTGCTTCCATGGATCAGTTCTCTTCCTACGCTCACCGTGGTGGTACTTTCATCGACGCTGTCCGCGAGCTGGTGGAAGGGCAGGCCCAGACCGGCGAGGAGTAACAATGGTCAGCACGCCCACCCGGCAGCAGGGTGTTAAGCCGACGGGTGGCAAACCCCGTCCCGGCTCAACCGCCATCCGGCGGCCCGCCGCAGCCGGGGCAAAGCTGCGCACCTTGTACCGCCGGTTCTGGTCCGCGCTGGAGGGCACGGGCAAGTCCCGGAACGGCTCCACCTACTACCTCATCCTTGGTGCCACCCTGGCCCTGACCGCCATCGGCATCATGATGGTCCTCTCGGCCTCAAGCGTTGAATCAATCGCCGCCGGCAAGTCCCCTTACGGCGACGCGCTCAAGCAGGGAGTCTTCGCCGCGATCGGCATCTTCACCATGTTCGTGCTCTCACGCATCAACGTTGTCTGGCTGAAGCGCCTCGCATGGCCCGCCGTGGGGGTGGCCGTCCTGCTCCTGGGCCTGGTCCAGGTGGTGGGCACCGAGATCAACGGCAACCGGAACTGGATCGACCTTGGCGGCATCACGTTCCAGCCTTCCGAGGCAGCCAAACTGGCCCTTGCCCTCTGGCTGGCCACCGTGCTGGCCCGGAAGGGCAAGCTGCTGGGCAAGTGGCAGCACGTGCTGGTACCCGCCATACCCATGGCAGCCATCGTCATCGTCCTGATCCTGGTGGGCAACGACCTGGGGACCGCCATGATCATCATGATGATCATGGCGGCGGCCCTGTTCTTCGCCGGCGTTCCGCTCTACCTGTTCGGCATCGCGGGCATCATCGCCGCCGCCGGCACCGCAGTCATGGCCGTCACCAGTTCAAACCGCATGTGCCGCATCACCTCCTGGTGGACCGGCCAGTCCTGCGCGGACGGGATTGACGCCAACTACCAGGCCACCAACGGCATGTATGGCCTGGCATCCGGAGGCTGGCTGGGCGTGGGCCTGGGGCAGAGCCGGCAAAAGTACAGCTGGATTCCCGAAGCCCACAACGACTTCATCTTCGCCATCATCGGGGAGGAACTCGGCCTGGTGGGCACCGTCGTCGTCCTGGTCCTCTTCGCCATCCTCGGCGCGGCCATTTACCGCGTGGTGGTGGCACAGGAGGACATGTTCCACCGGGTCCTCGCCGTCACCATCATGGTCTGGCTGCTGGGCCAGGCCACCGTGAACATGTCCGTGGTCACCGGCCTCATGCCCGTCATCGGTGTTCCGCTGCCGTTCATCTCCTACGGCGGTTCGGCCCTGCTGATGTCGCTGTGTGCGGTGGGGGTGGTCCTCTCCCTGGCCCGGGAGCAGATGGCTCCTGCCATTCGCCCCAAGCGGATGCTGAAGTTCAAGCTCCGGCCGGGGCGGGACAAGAACCAACCAAAGAATTCCAGAAAGCGTGCCTAACCCCAGATGACTCCGACACAACCTTCCATCGTCCTGGCCGGTGGCGGAACAGCCGGCCATATCAGCCCGTTGCTCGCCATCGCGGCGGCCCTGCGCAGCGCAGCCCCCGATGCTTCAATCCTGGCGGTCGGAACGCCGTCGGGAATGGAAACCCGGCTGGTTCCCGCCGCCGGCGTCCAGCTGGCGACGATCGACCGGGTGCCGTTTCCCCGCAGGCCATCCGCGGACCTGCTTCGCCTGCCGGCCCGGCTCGCCGGTGCCGTCCGGCAGGCCGGCGCCATCCTGGACCGGGCGCAGGCCGACGTGCTGGTGGGCGTAGGCGGATACGTCTGCACGCCCATGTACCTGGCGGCGCGGAAGCGCGGCATACCCCTGGTGATCCATGAGGCGAACGCCCGGCCGGGACTGGCCAACCGGGTGGGGGCCTTCCTCAAAGGCCGGGTTGCCGTGGCTTTCGAGGGCACCCCGCTGCGCAATGCGGTGCACGTCGGCATGCCCATGCGCAAGGAGATTTCCGGCCTGGACCGGAAGACTGCCCGCACCGCCGCCCGCGAGGCCCTTGGACTGGATCCCCACCGGCCCACCCTGATCGTCACCGGCGGGTCCTCCGGCGCACAGAGCATCAACCGGACCATCGCAGCCTCCGTGGCCCTTCTTGCGGAGGCCGGTATCCAGACCCTCCACGTCACCGGCCGCGGAAAAACCGTCCTGGACCAGACCGGACAGCCTCTTGCCGCTGAGGGTTACCGGCAGGTGGAGTACGTCGACGGCATGGAACGTGCCTACGCCGCGGCCGACCTCCTGCTGGCCCGGTCCGGGGCTGCCACGGTCTGTGAAGTCGCTGCCGTCGGAGTTCCGGCGGTCCTGGTGCCCCTGCCCATCGGCAACGGGGAGCAGGCACTGAACGCAGCGGGGCTGGTTGCCGCAGGTGGCGCAGTACTGGTGGCCGACCGCGACTTCACCCCGGAATGGGTTGCGCACGAACTGGTTCCGCTGATCACCGATAAAGCACGGCTTGCCGCCATGGAAGAGAAGTCCTACCGGCTCGGCATCCGAAACGCCGACCAGCGCATGGCTGGTCTTGTCCTGGAAGCGGTATCTGCATGAACGCCCACAACACACCCAGCCTGGAATCCCTTGGCAAGGTGCACTTCATCGGCATTGGGGGAGTAGGAATGTCCGCCGTGGCCCGCATCATGGTGGCGCGCGGCGTCCCGGTCAGCGGCTCCGACGCCAAGGACCTGCCCGTGATGGCGGACCTCGCCGCGGCCGGTGCGCGCATCGCCGTCGGTTACGCCGCCGGCAACCTGGCGGACGCGCAGACGGTGGTGGCCGGTTCGGCAATCCGTGAAGACAATCCCGAACTGGCGGCAGCCCGCAAGGCGGGCCTGCCCGTCCTGCACCGGTCCCAGGCGCTGGCAGCCACCATGGGTGGTGACACCGTGGTCACGGTGGCCGGAACGCACGGCAAGTCGACCACCACGTCCATGGTCACCGTGCTGCTGCAGGCAGCGGGCCTGGACCCGTCGTTTGCGGTCGGCGCCAACATCCCCGCGCTTGGCGTCAACGCCGCGCACGGCACGTCCGGCATTTTCGTGGCCGAGGCCGACGAATCTGACGGGTCCTTCCTGAACTACCGGCCCCGCATCGCCGTCGTCACCAACGTGGAGCCCGACCACCTTGACTACTACGGCACGGCCGAAGCCGTGTACGAGTCCTTCGACCGCTTCACGGCGCTGCTGCCGGTGGACGGCCTCCTGGTGGCCTGCGCGGACGACGCCGGGGCGCTGGCGCTGGCGGACCGCACCAGGGCCAGGGGCAACACCCGGGTGGTCCTGTACGGCACCAGCGAGGTTGCGGACGTCCGGCTGCACGACGACGGCCCGGGCCACGTCGCGGTGTCGGCACACGGCGCCAGGTACGGGCTGTCACTGCAGGTCCCCGGACGCCACAACGCACTGAACGCGGCCGCCGCCTTCGCTGTCGCCCTTGAACTCGGAGTGGACCGGCGGCGCCGCCGCCGCCTGGCCCACTTCGCGGCGCCTCGCGACGTTTCGAACTGAAAGGGTCGGTACGGGGCGTCCGGGTCTTTGATGACTACGCCCACCACCCCACGGAGGTCCGTGCCGCCCTCACTGCCGCGCGTTCGGTGGCAGGCGGCCACAAGGTCCACGTCCTGTTCCAGCCGCACCTGTTTTCCCGCACCCGGGAGTTTGCGGTCCAGTTCGCAGACGCCCTCAACCTTGCCGATACCGCGCTGGTCCTGGACATCTATCCCGCCAGGGAGGATCCCATTCCGGGCGTCACCAGCCAGCTCATTGCCGACCACCTCACAGCGGGCGGAAGGCTGGCAGGCGGGGCGGACGCCGTCGAAACCCTGGCAAAGGCCGCCGCGGACGGGGACGTCGTCCTCACCGTCGGCGCCGGTGATGTCACGGCCTACGGCCCGCGGATTGTGGAGGCGCTGCGTGCCTAGCTCCCGCCGTCCCACCTACGCCCCGCCCCGGCGGAATGGCCGCCCCGGCGCAGCGCCCGCGGACAGCGCGGAGAAAGAGCCCCGATCATCCGGGACGCCGGGCGCCTCCACGGGTGGCGATGTAATCACGGCATCCCGCAGCATCCCGGACCAGGCGCCGGCGCTCAAGGCGGCGAAGGCGGAGAAACCTTCCGGGGCAACGGTGCTGGCGTTCCCCGAGCCCAAAGGCCGGCGCCGCAGGAAGAAAGTCCTGGCAGCTGCCGGAACAGTGCTTGCGCTGGTGGTGGGGCTGCTGGCAGCCGCCATCTATTCGCCGGTCCTGGCCCTGCAGACCATCTCGGTTACGGGCACCCACTTCGTCACGCCCGCCCAGGTGCAGACGGTGCTGGAGCCACTCCGCGGCAAGCCGCTGCCCCAGATCAGCGACGACGACGTACGCGGGCTCCTCGGCTCCCTGGTCCAGGTCAAATCCGTGTCCGTCGAGGCACGGCCGCCGTCCACCCTCGCCGTTGCCGTGCATGAGCGGGTGCCTGTGGCGCTCGTCAAGCAGGGGGAGCAGTACCAGCTGGTGGACGTCGACGGCGTGCAGCTGGCCACCACCGACGATCCGGCGACGGCATCACTGCCGGTCATCGACGGCGGTGCCGGTGCGATCGGGCAGGACCTGTTCCGCGCCACTGCCGCAGTGCTGGGTGCCCTGCCGGCCGACGTCCTGGCGAAGCTCTCCAACGCGTCCGCACAGTCCGTGGATGCCGTGGAACTCAAGCTCGTCGACGGCCAGACCATCGTGTGGGGCAACGCCTCGGAGAAGGAACTCAAGGCCAAGGTCCTGGCCGCCCTCCTCAAGGCTCCGGCCGACCCCAAGAACCCGGTCAGGGTCTACGATGTCAGTGTGCCCCGGCACCCCGTGACGCGCTGAGCGCTTTCTTTCCCCGGTATTAATCCGACACGCGGACCCGGTTATTGAATGTCGGAACCAGAGGAAATACCGTCACAGACAAGAGTTACTTGACATAACTCTAACCTTCAACCGGAGGGTTAGGGTTGAGGGTTTCAAGCTCACCATCAGTTTTCGCAATAAGACACGAACAAGGGACACGTAACGTGGCAGCTCCGCAGAATTACTTGGCCGTCATCAAAGTCGTCGGCATCGGCGGCGGTGGCGTGAACGCAGTCAACCGCATGATCGAGGTCGGCCTCAGGGGTGTTGAATTCATCGCCATCAACACCGACGCCCAGGCCCTGCTCATGAGCGACGCCGACGTGAAGCTCGACGTCGGACGCGAGCTGACCCGTGGCCTCGGTGCAGGCGCCAACCCCGAGGTAGGCAAGCAGGCCGCCGAGGACCACGCGGACGAGATCGAGGAAGTCCTCCGTGGCGCCGACATGGTCTTCGTCACCGCCGGTGAGGGCGGCGGCACAGGCACCGGCGGCGCACCCGTCGTCGCCCGGATCGCACGTTCGCTCGGCGCCCTGACCATTGGCGTGGTCACCCGTCCCTTCACCTTCGAAGGCCGCCGCCGCGCCGGTTCGGCCGAGGCAGGCATCGACGCCCTGCGCGACGAGGTGGATACCCTCATCGTGATCCCCAACGACCGCCTGCTGTCCATCAGCGACCGCAACGTGTCCGTCCTTGACGCGTTCCGCTCCGCCGACCAGGTCCTGCTGTCCGGTGTTCAGGGCATCACCGACCTCATCACCACCCCCGGCCTGATCAACCTCGACTTCGCGGACGTCAAGTCAGTTATGCAGGGTGCTTACTCGGCCCTCATGGGCATTGGCTCGGCCCGCGGTGAAGACCGCGCCGTCAAGGCGGCCGAACTGGCCATCGCCTCGCCGCTGCTGGAAGCATCAATCGACGGTGCCCACGGCGTGCTGCTGTCCATCCAGGGTGGCTCCGACCTGGGCCTGTTTGAAATCAACGAGGCCGCCCGCCTGGTCCAGGAAGTGGCCCACCCCGAGGCGAACATCATTTTCGGTGCCGTCATCGACGACGCCCTTGGTGATGAAGCACGCGTCACCGTGATTGCCGCAGGCTTTGACGACGTCAAGGCCACCTCGCCCTCCATGGACCAGTCCCAGCCGCAGGCCGCGCCCCAGCGGCCGGCCGCCCCTGCTGCTGCTCCGGCTTCGGCGCACCCGCAAAGCGGAAGCCACCAGGGGAACGGGAATCACCAGCAGAACGTCCAGCCGATCCACGCAGGCGTCGGCGCTGCGGGACTCAGCAACTGGGGTCAGCAGCGCCCGCAGGCCGTTCCGGCGGACTCCGGCTTCGACGTCGACCTGCCGTCCGTGGTGGAGCCGGACATGACCGGCACCCACCCGGATGACCTGGATGTTCCCGACTTCCTGAAGTAGGCAGCGGCTTGTTCCATTGGCGCGCCGACATCCTCCCCGGGGTGTCGGCCGCATTCACCGATGCGGGGGCGGGAAACCTCGCCCTGCACGTGGGGGACGATCCCGCCGCGGTCCAGGAGCGCCGGTCGCGCCTGGAAGAGTCCATCGCCGCGGCGCCCGGCTCGCTGCGCTTTATGAACCAGGTCCATGGCAACACCGTGGCGATCATGGAGGCCGGGTCACCTGCCCCTGAGGCCGATGCCATGGTGTCCCGTGGCCTGCCCCTGGCGGTCATGGTGGCGGACTGCATTCCGGTGCTGCTGGCGGGGGAGTCCGCACACGGGCCCGTCCTTGCCGCCGTGCATGCCGGGCGCCCCGGCATCGCGAACGGTGTCCTCCCGGCCGCCGTGGACGGCATGAAGTCGCTGGGCGCGTCCGGGATCCGTGCCTGGCTGGGCCCATCGATCTGCGGGTCCTGCTACGAGGTCCCCGCAGCCCTGCGCGACGAGGTGTCGGCCCTGGTTCCGGAAACACGGAGCACCACCACCTGGGGAACGCCGGCGCTGGACCTGCCCGCCGGCGCACGCGCCCAGCTTGCGGCTTCCGGCGTCGGGGTGGAGTACGCCGGCGCCTGCACTCTGGAGACGGAAACGCTCTATTCGTACCGCCGGGACCGGAACACGGGCCGCTTCGCCGGCCTGGTCTGGTGCCATGGCTGAGCGGCTTACCAACGGGCAGGGGAATGATCCCCGCAGCGCGGAACTCGCCGAAAGGCTCGCCGTGGTGCGGAAGCGGATCGCCGCTGCCGCCGGCGCCGCCGGCCGCAGTGACCGTCCGCCCTCGCTGATCGTGGTCACCAAGTTCCACCCGGCAGAGGACATCCGGCGCCTGGCCGCCCTCGGGATCACCGACGTCGGCGAGAACCGGGACCAGGAGGCTGCCGCCAAGGCGGTGGAACTCGCCGATCTGGACCTGACCTGGCACTTCGTTGGCCAGCTGCAGACAAAGAAGGCCAAATCCGTGGCGCGCTACGCGGCCGCCGTCCACTCGGTGGACCGGCCGCAGCTTGTGGATGCGCTGGCAAAGGCTGTGCGGAACGAGATTGACTCCAACGGCCGGTCCCCGCTGGACTGCTTCATCCAGGTCAGCCTTGAGGAAAGAGAACACGACGGCGACGGCGGCAGGCACCGCGGCGGGGCAGCCCCCGCCGACGTGCCCCTCCTGGCAGAGCGGATCGCCGCGGCTGACAGCCTGAACCTGGCCGGTGTCATGGCAGTTGCGCCGCTGGGAGCACCGCCTGAACCGGCGTTCGAAAAGCTCGCCGGGGTTTCCGCCCGGCTGGTGGCAGCGTACCCCGCTGCCTCCGGCATCTCCGCAGGCATGAGCCAGGACCTGGAGGCCGCCATCAGGTTCGGGGCGACACACCTGCGAATCGGTTCCGATATTCTCGGTTCCCGTCCTGCCGTGGGGTAGCGTCGGACCTATTGGAAGTGATGGGCGGGGGACTCCAGTGCTGTCAAATCATTGGGCGGCCCGCTTACGGGACACGATTAGGAGTCGACCATGGTAAGCGCTCTGCGCAAGACAATGATCTATCTTGGGCTCGCCGACGGCGATGAGCATTACGAGTCCGAGCAACAGACCACACATAAGGATGAGGACGAACCGATGGAAGTTGACCGCGAGGAACGCCGTGCTCCGGCGCCGGTCCGCGAAGTCAGCCGCGAGGCGTCCTACGCCCCTGAAGAGGAATACCGCGCCCCTGTGACCCCCATTAAGCGTGCGGCCTCGAGCCGCGAAGAGAACACCGGTCTGCGCCAGATCACCACCATCCACCCCCGCTCCTACAACGATGCCAAGCTCATCGGCGAGAGCTTCCGGGACGGCATCCCGGTGATCATGAACGTCACGGACATGGGCGAGGCCGACGCCAAGCGCCTGGTGGACTTCTCGGCAGGGCTCGTCTTTGGCCTGCGGGGAAGCATTGAACGGGTCACCAATAAGGTGTTCCTGCTCTCACCGTCCTACGTCGAAGTGATCGGTGACGACAAGAAGGCCAGCGACACGCAGGCCAGCTTCTTCAACCAGAGCTAAGCCCCATCGGCTGCGCGGAGATGCCAGGCAGGGACACCTGCCTGGCATCTGTGCTGAAATAGACAAGACAACAGCAGTACGGCAGCGGCCGCCACAATGGACGGGCCGCACGAATATGGAGATATGAAATAAGTCATGGGAATTGTTTTCGGACTTCTCTATCTCGCCCTGCTGCTGTTCTTTGTGGCCCTCATCATCCGCCTGGTCTTCGACTGGGTACAGATGTTTGCGCGGGAATGGCGGCCGCGGGGTGCGGCCCTGGTGGTGGCACACGCCGTCTACTCCATCACGGACCCCCCACTGAAGGGGCTGCGGCGGCTGATTCCGCCACTCCGCCTCGGCGGCGTCTCCCTGGACCTGGGCTTCCTGATCCTGTTCATCGGCGTCAGTATCGCGATGAGCGTCACCAGGGGACTGGCCTGATTTTTCCCCGCCGGACCCCGCAATGCAGTGTGTTCCTTCCCGGAACGGCTACTGTAAAGCGAAGAAACCTCCCGTTTGACACCGCAGTGTTGAATTAGAGTAAGCAGACCAAATTTAGGTACCTTAGTTTTGACGGCCGGAAGGCCTACTGACTAACCAGACCAGTGAGGTGACCAGATGGCTTTGACGCCAGAAGACGTTGTCAACAAGCGCTTTCAGCCCACCAAGTTCCGCGAGGGCTATGACCAGGACGAGGTTGACGACTTCCTGGACGAAATCGTCGTTGAACTCCGCCGCCTGAACCAGGAAAACGACGAGCTCCGCAAGAAGCTCGCCGAAGCAGGTTCCAGCGTTCCGGCAAGCTCCGCTGCCGCCCC
This region of Arthrobacter sp. DNA4 genomic DNA includes:
- the murG gene encoding undecaprenyldiphospho-muramoylpentapeptide beta-N-acetylglucosaminyltransferase — encoded protein: MTPTQPSIVLAGGGTAGHISPLLAIAAALRSAAPDASILAVGTPSGMETRLVPAAGVQLATIDRVPFPRRPSADLLRLPARLAGAVRQAGAILDRAQADVLVGVGGYVCTPMYLAARKRGIPLVIHEANARPGLANRVGAFLKGRVAVAFEGTPLRNAVHVGMPMRKEISGLDRKTARTAAREALGLDPHRPTLIVTGGSSGAQSINRTIAASVALLAEAGIQTLHVTGRGKTVLDQTGQPLAAEGYRQVEYVDGMERAYAAADLLLARSGAATVCEVAAVGVPAVLVPLPIGNGEQALNAAGLVAAGGAVLVADRDFTPEWVAHELVPLITDKARLAAMEEKSYRLGIRNADQRMAGLVLEAVSA
- a CDS encoding YggS family pyridoxal phosphate-dependent enzyme encodes the protein MAERLTNGQGNDPRSAELAERLAVVRKRIAAAAGAAGRSDRPPSLIVVTKFHPAEDIRRLAALGITDVGENRDQEAAAKAVELADLDLTWHFVGQLQTKKAKSVARYAAAVHSVDRPQLVDALAKAVRNEIDSNGRSPLDCFIQVSLEEREHDGDGGRHRGGAAPADVPLLAERIAAADSLNLAGVMAVAPLGAPPEPAFEKLAGVSARLVAAYPAASGISAGMSQDLEAAIRFGATHLRIGSDILGSRPAVG
- a CDS encoding cell division protein FtsQ/DivIB, whose protein sequence is MPSSRRPTYAPPRRNGRPGAAPADSAEKEPRSSGTPGASTGGDVITASRSIPDQAPALKAAKAEKPSGATVLAFPEPKGRRRRKKVLAAAGTVLALVVGLLAAAIYSPVLALQTISVTGTHFVTPAQVQTVLEPLRGKPLPQISDDDVRGLLGSLVQVKSVSVEARPPSTLAVAVHERVPVALVKQGEQYQLVDVDGVQLATTDDPATASLPVIDGGAGAIGQDLFRATAAVLGALPADVLAKLSNASAQSVDAVELKLVDGQTIVWGNASEKELKAKVLAALLKAPADPKNPVRVYDVSVPRHPVTR
- a CDS encoding YggT family protein, encoding MGIVFGLLYLALLLFFVALIIRLVFDWVQMFAREWRPRGAALVVAHAVYSITDPPLKGLRRLIPPLRLGGVSLDLGFLILFIGVSIAMSVTRGLA
- a CDS encoding cell division protein SepF; its protein translation is MVSALRKTMIYLGLADGDEHYESEQQTTHKDEDEPMEVDREERRAPAPVREVSREASYAPEEEYRAPVTPIKRAASSREENTGLRQITTIHPRSYNDAKLIGESFRDGIPVIMNVTDMGEADAKRLVDFSAGLVFGLRGSIERVTNKVFLLSPSYVEVIGDDKKASDTQASFFNQS
- the ftsW gene encoding putative lipid II flippase FtsW translates to MVSTPTRQQGVKPTGGKPRPGSTAIRRPAAAGAKLRTLYRRFWSALEGTGKSRNGSTYYLILGATLALTAIGIMMVLSASSVESIAAGKSPYGDALKQGVFAAIGIFTMFVLSRINVVWLKRLAWPAVGVAVLLLGLVQVVGTEINGNRNWIDLGGITFQPSEAAKLALALWLATVLARKGKLLGKWQHVLVPAIPMAAIVIVLILVGNDLGTAMIIMMIMAAALFFAGVPLYLFGIAGIIAAAGTAVMAVTSSNRMCRITSWWTGQSCADGIDANYQATNGMYGLASGGWLGVGLGQSRQKYSWIPEAHNDFIFAIIGEELGLVGTVVVLVLFAILGAAIYRVVVAQEDMFHRVLAVTIMVWLLGQATVNMSVVTGLMPVIGVPLPFISYGGSALLMSLCAVGVVLSLAREQMAPAIRPKRMLKFKLRPGRDKNQPKNSRKRA
- a CDS encoding polyphenol oxidase family protein — its product is MFHWRADILPGVSAAFTDAGAGNLALHVGDDPAAVQERRSRLEESIAAAPGSLRFMNQVHGNTVAIMEAGSPAPEADAMVSRGLPLAVMVADCIPVLLAGESAHGPVLAAVHAGRPGIANGVLPAAVDGMKSLGASGIRAWLGPSICGSCYEVPAALRDEVSALVPETRSTTTWGTPALDLPAGARAQLAASGVGVEYAGACTLETETLYSYRRDRNTGRFAGLVWCHG
- the murD gene encoding UDP-N-acetylmuramoyl-L-alanine--D-glutamate ligase, whose amino-acid sequence is MGCTAVTVSPRLANLVSWDSDWAGLRVAVTGIGVSGFAAADTLIELGARVVVVDAATSDTARAHADTLKIVGAADVLLGPDAVTHLPRIDGELPDLIVTSPGWRPDQALLAAAARAHIPVWGDVELAWRVRIREGRKTADWLAITGTNGKTTTVGLTESMLRAAGLKAIAVGNVGTPILDALRDPVEYDVFAVELSSFQLHWAESVSPVASVCLNVAEDHVDWHGSYDSYLADKAKVYERTQKACIYNAEQVETERMVENADVVEGCRAVAFTTLTPTVSMLGVVEGLLVDRAFIEERRNSAAELASMADLGPLAPRHMVANALAAAGLVRAYGVEPKAVRQGILDYVPGDHRIQPVARMNGVLWVNDSKATNPHAAAASLSAFSNVVWIAGGLSKGVSYDDLVRDHAARLKAVVLIGTDTSHLREALQRHAPDVPVIEPGAGDTEGVETASAPGGTTAGTPGNGEQVMSWAVASAARLAKSGDTVLMAPAAASMDQFSSYAHRGGTFIDAVRELVEGQAQTGEE
- the mraY gene encoding phospho-N-acetylmuramoyl-pentapeptide-transferase; the protein is MIALLIGAGLALLFALVGTPLFIRLLVHRGYGQFIRDDGPTSHHTKRGTPTMGGTVVVAAVLLSYGLTHLIMLMMNPDSPGPSASALILLFLMVGMGLVGFLDDFIKISRQRSLGLNAKAKLILQAAVGIVFAILALNFPNSAGLTPASTKISLVRDLPWLDLAFGGTVLGAVLFVIWSNLIVTAATNGVNLTDGLDGLAAGAAIMVFGAYTLMGIWQSNQACGSPRQAGSGCYSVRDPLDLALLAAILSAALVGFLWWNTSPAKIFMGDTGSLAIGGAVAGFAILSRTELLLGIVGGLFVLITLSVIIQVGYFKATGGKRVFKMAPLQHHFELKGWAEVTVVVRFWILGGLFVAVGLGIFYAEWVVLL
- the ftsZ gene encoding cell division protein FtsZ; the protein is MAAPQNYLAVIKVVGIGGGGVNAVNRMIEVGLRGVEFIAINTDAQALLMSDADVKLDVGRELTRGLGAGANPEVGKQAAEDHADEIEEVLRGADMVFVTAGEGGGTGTGGAPVVARIARSLGALTIGVVTRPFTFEGRRRAGSAEAGIDALRDEVDTLIVIPNDRLLSISDRNVSVLDAFRSADQVLLSGVQGITDLITTPGLINLDFADVKSVMQGAYSALMGIGSARGEDRAVKAAELAIASPLLEASIDGAHGVLLSIQGGSDLGLFEINEAARLVQEVAHPEANIIFGAVIDDALGDEARVTVIAAGFDDVKATSPSMDQSQPQAAPQRPAAPAAAPASAHPQSGSHQGNGNHQQNVQPIHAGVGAAGLSNWGQQRPQAVPADSGFDVDLPSVVEPDMTGTHPDDLDVPDFLK